The genomic stretch TTCAGCAGTCACTCCCGGGCATTCCTGAAGATTCAGGACGGCTGTAATAACCGCTGCAGCTATTGCCGTGTAACCCTGGCCCGGGGTGATTCAGTCTCCCTTGATCTCGGTGAGGTACTGCACCGCGCCATCCGGCTGGAAAATGCAGGTTTTGACGAGATAATACTTACCGGCATCAATCTGTCCCTGTATCGATCCGAAGAGCGCAACCTCTCCGGGCTTGTGCAGGAGCTTCTGTCCGCCACATCCCGCTCCAGGTTCCGCCTTTCATCCCTTGAGCCGGATTATCTGATTCCGGATAATGTGGAAGTGTTCACGGACCCCCGCGTCTGTCCCCACTTCCATCTCCCCGTACAATCCGGCGACAACGATATTCTGCGACGCATGGCCCGACACTATTCCAGTAATCATGTTCGTGAGGCCTTTGGATTTTTGCGGAGTGTAAAGAACGATCCCTTCATTGCCATGGACATTATTGTCGGTTTTCCCGGGGAGACAGATGCTGCCTTCAGGTCCACCCGGGATCTTATAAAGGAACTCCGTCCTGCGGCACTGCATGTGTTTCCCTTTTCAGCACGGCCGGGAACCGCGGCTGCCGGTTTCCCTGAACATATCCCTGAGCGCATAACCGGAGAGCGGACCGCGGAACTCAGGAGCATCAGCGAAAGCCTTCATTATTCTTATCTTCGCCGCTGGGCAGAAAGAGAAGAAAAGGTGCTGGTGGAGCTTCCGCCTTCGAGGGAACATGATGGGCGCGGCATTACCAGTAACTATCTGCATATCGGGATTCCATTGGAAGCGGGAAAGGATATACAAATGGGTCGCTGCTATTCCGCTCTCCTGCGGTTGAAAAACTCGGGTCTTGAGGCTGTTGGTTTATCAGAACTATCCCCGTCGTTTCGATTATCCAGAAACAAAAACATTCAACCGAAACACTGAAATAGCCCTATATAGGTACTATATTATGCAATCCAGGTGTTTCTTCGATCCGAGGAGATCCAGCTTTTCGTAATTTCATGCTTCTTCTGTTGTTTCTTCTTGTCTCCGTGTATGCTTTTGTTATTGAACTCGCTCCCTTTGCGTACAGGGATCCCCGAGCCTTGTCCCT from Marispirochaeta sp. encodes the following:
- the mtaB gene encoding tRNA (N(6)-L-threonylcarbamoyladenosine(37)-C(2))-methylthiotransferase MtaB, whose amino-acid sequence is MRVAFYTLGCKLNQCESEALASSFGSQGFFLVSPMERADVYVVNTCTVTSKSEQKARRMIRKFSRENPESLIVVTGCYAQMEPEVFRALGPQVLVVSGDQKDRLLKLPLYLNESGCASAVTLDEVRRALDMATGAETNRFSFDAPQFSSHSRAFLKIQDGCNNRCSYCRVTLARGDSVSLDLGEVLHRAIRLENAGFDEIILTGINLSLYRSEERNLSGLVQELLSATSRSRFRLSSLEPDYLIPDNVEVFTDPRVCPHFHLPVQSGDNDILRRMARHYSSNHVREAFGFLRSVKNDPFIAMDIIVGFPGETDAAFRSTRDLIKELRPAALHVFPFSARPGTAAAGFPEHIPERITGERTAELRSISESLHYSYLRRWAEREEKVLVELPPSREHDGRGITSNYLHIGIPLEAGKDIQMGRCYSALLRLKNSGLEAVGLSELSPSFRLSRNKNIQPKH